In the genome of Colletes latitarsis isolate SP2378_abdomen chromosome 9, iyColLati1, whole genome shotgun sequence, one region contains:
- the Tim23 gene encoding translocase of inner mitochondrial membrane 23 isoform X2, whose protein sequence is MIDLRDESANNASNNKKYGNLNIPVTSQQGLTPLSPYLNFDPAYLPPSQPEYIFPEGVSKQRGRFELAFSQIGAACITGAGIGGATGLYRGIKATSLAGQTGKLRRTQLINHVMKSGSSLANTFGIVSVMYSGFGVILSWARGTDDSLNTLAAATATGMLFKSTTGLRKCALGGCIGLGLASIYCLWSNQETLSELRHRSINPA, encoded by the exons ATGATAGATTTACGCGATGAGAGTGCAAACAATGcgtcaaataataaaaaatacggtAATTTAAATATACCAG TTACATCTCAGCAAGGATTAACACCACTTAGTCCTTATTTGAACTTTGACCCTGCATATCTACCTCCAAGTCAACCTGAGTATATATTTCCGGAGGGTGTTTCAAAACAAAGAGGTCGGTTTGAATTAGCTTTCAGTCAGATTGGCGCAGCGTGTATAACAGGAGCTGGAATTGGCGGTGCAACAGGCTTATATAGAGGTATTAAAGCAACATCGTTAGCTGGTCAAACTGGCAAGCTTAGGAGAACTCA ATTAATCAATCATGTGATGAAAAGTGGTTCTTCATTGGCAAACACATTTGGAATAGTATCTGTGATGTATAGTGGTTTCGGTGTAATTCTGTCTTGGGCAAGAGGAACAGATGATTCGTTAAATACtctagcagcagcaacagcaacaggcaTGCTGTTTAAATCCACAA CTGGTCTAAGGAAGTGTGCATTAGGCGGTTGCATCGGACTAGGACTAGCATCGATATATTGTTTATGGAGTAATCAAGAAACCCTATCGGAATTAAGGCATCGCAGCATTAATCCAGCGTAA
- the Tim23 gene encoding translocase of inner mitochondrial membrane 23 isoform X1: MIDLRDESANNASNNKKYGNLNIPVTSQQGLTPLSPYLNFDPAYLPPSQPEYIFPEGVSKQRGRFELAFSQIGAACITGAGIGGATGLYRGIKATSLAGQTGKLRRTQLINHVMKSGSSLANTFGIVSVMYSGFGVILSWARGTDDSLNTLAAATATGMLFKSTTGLRKCALGGCIGLGLASIYCLWSNQETLSELRHRSINPALK, translated from the exons ATGATAGATTTACGCGATGAGAGTGCAAACAATGcgtcaaataataaaaaatacggtAATTTAAATATACCAG TTACATCTCAGCAAGGATTAACACCACTTAGTCCTTATTTGAACTTTGACCCTGCATATCTACCTCCAAGTCAACCTGAGTATATATTTCCGGAGGGTGTTTCAAAACAAAGAGGTCGGTTTGAATTAGCTTTCAGTCAGATTGGCGCAGCGTGTATAACAGGAGCTGGAATTGGCGGTGCAACAGGCTTATATAGAGGTATTAAAGCAACATCGTTAGCTGGTCAAACTGGCAAGCTTAGGAGAACTCA ATTAATCAATCATGTGATGAAAAGTGGTTCTTCATTGGCAAACACATTTGGAATAGTATCTGTGATGTATAGTGGTTTCGGTGTAATTCTGTCTTGGGCAAGAGGAACAGATGATTCGTTAAATACtctagcagcagcaacagcaacaggcaTGCTGTTTAAATCCACAA CTGGTCTAAGGAAGTGTGCATTAGGCGGTTGCATCGGACTAGGACTAGCATCGATATATTGTTTATGGAGTAATCAAGAAACCCTATCGGAATTAAGGCATCGCAGCATTAATCCAGC ATTAAAGTGA
- the LOC143345278 gene encoding uncharacterized protein LOC143345278, with product MKEWRAEFILCVLYVSSAIFSVTSLISLVTVWQYWAWTLDVCISIDCDCILYGINTFSTFMGGDAKLCHFGVYGLVPAILIGLCLGGYHGYRCCINRNLAEPVRIYDDSKRSLNNVQTTVVVRPKRRTPYKQWIPAVFLAILLCCLSLAHAVVMTDGYYKTCEQYRRRLIQLLSSTGREAEVIHHRLSCGAIFDFMDYLQPDTTDWQRDRQIDTGFALRLSIISTWLNVCTWVFAFLLNVTMARKRLCCRK from the exons ATGAAAGAGTGGCGAGCAGAGTTTATACTCTGTGTGCTCTACGTTTCATCCGCGATCTTCTCCGTGACATCGTTAATTAGCCTGGTAACTGTTTGGCAATATTGGGCATGGACGCTGGATGTTTGCATCAGCATCGACTGCGATTGTATACTATACGGCATTAACACCTTTAGCACTTTTATGGGAGGAGATGCGAAACTCTGCCACTTTGGTGTTTACGGCTTGGTTCCTGCAATTTTGATCGGTTTATGTCTCGGTGGATATCATGGATATAGATGCTGTATTAATAGAAATTTGGCCGAGCCTGTACGAATCTACGATGACAGCAAGAG AAGCTTGAACAATGTTCAAACAACAGTGGTCGTCAGGCCTAAAAGAAGAACTCCGTATAAACAATGGATACCCGCTGTGTTTCTCGCAATTTTATTGTGTTGCTTGTCATTAGCGCACGCAGTTGTAATGACGGACGGTTACTATAAAACCTGTGAGCAGTATAGAAGAAGACTTATACAACTCCTGAGCTCCACAGGTCGCGAGGCTGAG GTGATACATCACAGACTTTCGTGCGGGGCGATCTTTGACTTTATGGATTATTTACAACCAGATACAACCGATTGGCAACGCGACAGACAAATTGATACCGGTTTCGCTCTACGATTGTCAATAATATCCACGTGGTTAAATGTCTGTACTTGGGTATTCGCGTTTCTTTTAAATGTTACTATGGCGCGTAAGAGACTCTGTTGTCGTAAATGA